GCTTAACGTGCTGCCCAATCATTACACCGCAAAAGTTgtgataaataaaaagaaatattctaGTATTTATTGATACAACAATCGCAACTGTTATTTCTTTTGCGGGTAATACCTTATGTTTGAGGATCCAATTAATGGGAGAAGCTTCATCAAAGAGTCTACctagaaaaaaatcatacaagCCTCATTACTATTATCAATCAGACATTTCATAAAGGAGAAATAAACTAAATTAGTGACTTCTCTCCTAACCTCTCTTTCTGGTGCCTCTGTCCTGAATAAGGACAAAGCAACACCTGTTAACGCAATAGCGCCAACAGCACCAACCAGACCGATCCCACTCCACACGAGCCATCCTTTTTGCAAGTTAAAGGGTTCTTTCAAATCTGAAgattaaaacaaacaaagaaattaGCCAATAGAAGTGCAAACAGTGAAAGAAAGtgcctacaaaaaaaaagaaagaaaggcaAGTACCATAACGCAAAATGTCTAGAGGAAGTGGCTCAAATGTTCTGGCAACGGTGAATATGACAGCAAGTACCACTGCAGTTGTTAACCTGCAAAGTATAAAGCATTTCATGTTGACGTTGTGTTACACAACAAAAGAGTAGTAGTAGCAGCAGCTTATTGGTAATAATACCCTTGATCCAGGAATAAAATCTCAGCCTTTTCGTCCAGGCTCAGCTTCTGAACATCGATTCCTAGATAAGGTATGGCTACCATCTCAGTTAATCCTGTCAAAACAAAACTGCCTGGGAACAAAGTTAATCTCACCCCTTACATTTATAATAGTTAAGAAGCTAAGATGATAG
The Raphanus sativus cultivar WK10039 chromosome 1, ASM80110v3, whole genome shotgun sequence DNA segment above includes these coding regions:
- the LOC108840457 gene encoding uncharacterized protein LOC108840457 isoform X2, whose protein sequence is MVAIPYLGIDVQKLSLDEKAEILFLDQGLTTAVVLAVIFTVARTFEPLPLDILRYDLKEPFNLQKGWLVWSGIGLVGAVGAIALTGVALSLFRTEAPEREVDSLMKLLPLIGSSNISTLSLVGITGVLAPLLEETVFRGFFMVSLTKWVPTPIAVIISSAAFALAHLTPGEFPQLFMLGSVLGLSYAQTRNLITPMVIHGFWNSGVILLLTFLQVQGYDIKELLLQGN